One stretch of Callospermophilus lateralis isolate mCalLat2 chromosome 11, mCalLat2.hap1, whole genome shotgun sequence DNA includes these proteins:
- the Cluh gene encoding clustered mitochondria protein homolog isoform X2 has product MVIKTDELPAAAPADSAREHGSQTGGKGRPGAAEPPSVMLLNGDCPESLKKEEGAAEPPRENGLDEGEPGDETAGQEVIVIQDTGFSVKILAPGIEPFSLQVSPQEMVQEIHQVLMDREDTCHRTCFSLHLDGNMLDHFSELRSVEGLQEGSVLRVVEEPYTVREARIHVRHVRDLLKSLDPSDAFNGVDCNSLSFLSVFTDGDLGDSGKRKKGLEMDPIDCTPPEYILPGSRERPLCPLQPQNRDWKPLQCLKVLTMSGWNPPPGNRKMHGDLMYLFVITAEDRQVSITASTRGFYLNQSTAYHFNPKPASPRFLSHSLVELLNQISPTFKKNFAVLQKKRVQRHPFERIATPFQVYSWTAPQAEHAMDCVRAEDAYTSRLGYEEHIPGQTRDWNEELQTTRELPRKNLPERLLRERAIFKVHSDFTAAATRGAMAVIDGNVMAINPSEETKMQMFIWNNIFFSLGFDVRDHYKDFGGDVAAYVAPTNDLNGVRTYNAVDVEGLYTLGTVVVDYRGYRVTAQSIIPGILERDQEQSVIYGSIDFGKTVVSHPRYLELLERTSRPLKILRHHVLNDRDEEVELCSSVECKGIIGNDGRHYILDLLRTFPPDLNFLPVPGEELPEECTRAGFPRAHRHKLCCLRQELVDAFVEHRYLLFMKLAALQLMQQKASKVENPTSLENGGLSPSESKPEDPLGSEVGSQEEGGSASGLAKVKELAETIASDDGTDPRSREVIRNACKAVGSISSTAFDIRFNPDIFSPGVRFPESCQDEVRDQKQLLKDAAAFLLSCQIPGLVKDCTDHAVLPMDGATLAEVMRQRGINMRYLGKVLDLVLRSPARDQLDHIYKIGIGELITRSAKHIFKTYLQGVELSGLSAAISHFLNCFLSSYPNPVAHLPADELLSKKRNKRRKNRPPGAADNTAWAVMTPQELWKNICQEAKNYFDFSLECDSVDQAVETYGLQKITLLREISLKTGIQILLKEYSFDSRHKPAFTEEDVLNIFPVVKHVNPKASDAFHFFQSGQAKVQQGFLKEGCELINEALNLFNNVYGAMHVEICACLRLLARLHYIMGDYAEALSNQQKAVLMSERVMGIEHPNTIQEYMHLALYCFASSQLSTALSLLYRARYLMLLVFGEDHPEMALLDNNIGLVLHGVMEYDLSLRFLENALAVSTKYHGPKALKVALSHHLVARVYESKAEFRSALQHEKEGYTIYKTQLGEDHEKTKESSEYLKCLTQQAVALQRTMNEIYRNGSSANIPPLKFTAPSMASVLEQLNVINGILFIPLSQKDLENLKAEVARRHQLQEASKNRDKAEEPMATEPEPAGASEDVGSKPQAAKDPSSPSLQG; this is encoded by the exons AGCCACCATCAGTTATGCTGTTGAATGGGGACTGCCCAGAGAGCCTGAAGAAGGAGGAGGGGGCAGCTGAGCCACCTAGGGAGAATGGGCTAGATGAAGGTGAGCCAGGAGATGAGACTGCTGGACAAGAGGTCATTGTCATCCAGGACACAGGCTTTTCTGTGAAGATCCTGGCCCCTGGGATTGAGCCCTTCTCCCTTCAG GTATCTCCCCAGGAGATGGTGCAGGAGATCCACCAGGTGCTCATGGACCGTGAAGACACGTGTCACCGTACCTGCTTCTCACTGCACCTAGATGGCAATATGCTGGACCACTTTTCAGAATTGCGCAGTGTTGAGGGGCTGCAGGAAGGCTCGGTCCTCCGTGTGGTGGAAG AACCCTACACAGTGCGGGAGGCTCGTATTCACGTGCGCCATGTCCGAGACCTGCTCAAGAGCCTGGACCCATCTGATGCCTTTAATGGGGTTGACTGCAACTCCTTGTCCTTTCTGAGTGTCTTCACTGATGGCGATCTGGGAG ACAGTGGGAAGCGGAAGAAGGGATTGGAGATGGACCCCATCGACTGCACGCCACCTGAGTACATCCTGCCAGGGAGCCGGGAGCGGCCATTGTGTCCCCTACAGCCCCAGAACCGTGACTGGAAG CCCCTTCAATGTCTGAAAGTGCTCACCATGAGCGGCTGGAATCCACCCCCTGGGAACCGCAAGATGCACGGGGACCTCATGTACTTGTTTGTGATCACAGCCGAGGACCGGCAAGTCAGCATCACGGCGTCTACGCGGGGCTTCTACTTGAACCA ATCCACAGCCTACCACTTCAACCCCAAACCTGCCAGCCCACGCTTCCTTAGCCATTCCCTAGTGGAGCTGCTCAACCAGATCAGCCCGACCTTCAAAAAAAACTTTGCTGTGCTACAGAAAAAAAG GGTCCAGCGCCACCCGTTCGAGAGGATCGCCACCCCGTTCCAGGTGTACAGCTGGACAGCTCCTCAGGCAGAGCATGCCATGGACTGTGTACGTGCAGAGGATGCCTACACCTCAAGACTGGGCTACGAGGAACACATTCCTGGACAG ACTCGGGACTGGAACGAGGAGCTACAGACAACTAGGGAGCTGCCCCGCAAGAACCTGCCTGAGCGGCTTCTTCGAGAAAGAGCCATATTCAAG GTACACAGTGACTTTACAGCAGCAGCCACACGGGGTGCCATGGCAGTCATTGATGGCAATGTGATGGCCATCAATCCCAGTGAGGAGACCAAGATGCAGATGTTCATCTGGAACAACATTTTCTTCAGCCTGGGCTTTGATGTCCGTGACCATTACAAGGACTTTGGTGGGGATGTGGCAGCCTACGTGGCACCCACCAATGATCTGAACGGTGTGCGCACATACAACGCAGTGGACGTGGAGGGGCTGTACACACTGGGCACTGTAGTGGTGGACTACCGAGGCTATCGGGTCACGGCTCAATCCATCATCCCTGGCATCTTGGAGCGGGACCAGGAGCAGAGTGTCATCTACGGCTCCATTGACTTTGGTAAGACAGTGGTGTCTCATCCACGGTACCTAGAGTTGCTGGAACGGACCAGCCGACCCCTCAAGATTCTGCGTCACCATGTACTCAATGACCGTGATGAGGAGGTAGAGCTCTGCTCCTCAGTTGAGTGCAAGGGCATCATTGGCAATGATGGCCGCCACTACATCCTTGACCTGCTGCGCACCTTTCCACCTGACCTCAATTTCCTTCCTGTTCCCGGTGAGGAACTGCCTGAGGAGTGTACCCGAGCTGGCTTTCCCCGTGCCCACCGCCATAAGCTATGTTGCCTACGCCAGGAGCTGGTGGATGCCTTTGTGGAGCATAG gtacctcctcttcatgaagctGGCCGCCCTACAGCTGATGCAGCAGAAGGCCAGCAAGGTGGAGAACCCCACCTCACTGGAAAATGGTGGTCTTTCCCCCTCGGAGTCCAAGCCTGAAGACCCTCTGGGATCCGAGGTGGGAAGCCAGGAGGAGGGCGGCAGTGCCAGTGGCCTGGCCAAGGTGAAGGAGCTGGCGGAGACCATCGCCTCAGATGATGGCACAG ACCCCCGGAGCCGAGAGGTGATCCGCAATGCATGCAAGGCTGTTGGCTCCATCAGCAGCACGGCCTTCGACATTCGCTTCAACCCTGACATCTTCTCACCAG GGGTTCGCTTCCCTGAGTCCTGCCAGGATGAAGTTCGGGACCAGAAGCAGCTGCTGAAAGATGCAGCTGCCTTCTTGCTTTCCTGCCAGATTCCTGGCTTG GTAAAGGACTGCACAGATCATGCGGTGCTGCCCATGGACGGAGCCACACTGGCTGAGGTGATGCGCCAGCGTGGCATCAACATGCGTTACCTGGGCAAGGTGTTGGACTTGGTGCTGCGGAGCCCAGCCCGTGACCAGCTGGACCACATCTAC AAAATTGGCATTGGCGAACTCATCACCCGCTCTGCCAAGCACATCTTCAAGACATACTTACAG GGAGTCGAGCTCTCAGGCCTCTCGGCCGCCATCAGTCACTTCTTGAACTGCTTCCTGAGCTCCTACCCCAACCCTGTGGCCCACCTTCCTGCGGATGAGCTTCTTTCCAAGAaaaggaacaagaggaggaaaaACCGTCCGCCAGGGGCTGCGGATAACACAGCTTGGGCTGTTATGACCCCCCAGGAGCTCTGGAAGAACATCTGTCAGGAGGCCAAGAACTACTTCGACTTCAGCCTCGAGTG TGATTCTGTGGACCAGGCTGTGGAGACCTACGGCCTGCAGAAGATAACACTGCTGCGGGAGATCTCCCTAAAAACCGGAATCCAG ATTCTGCTGAAGGAGTACAGTTTTGACAGCCGCCACAAGCCTGCATTCACTGAGGAGGACGTGCTCAATATCTTCCCCGTGGTCAAGCATGTCAACCCTAAGGCCTCAGATGCCTTCCACTTCTTCCAGAGTGGGCAGGCCAAAGTACAGCAGG GCTTCCTGAAGGAGGGCTGCGAGCTCATCAACGAGGCCCTGAACCTGTTCAACAATGTGTATGGAGCTATGCATGTGGAGATCTGTGCCTGCCTGCGCCTCCTGGCCCGTCTCCACTATATTATGGGTGACTACGCTGAG GCCCTCAGTAACCAACAGAAGGCAGTGTTGATGAGTGAGCGAGTGATGGGCATCGAGCACCCCAACACCATCCAGGAATAC ATGCACCTGGCTCTGTACTGCTTCGCCAGCAGCCAGCTGTCCACGGCGCTGAGCCTGCTGTACCGTGCCCGCTACCTCATGCTGCTCGTGTTTGGGGAGGACCACCCTGAGATGGCTCTGCTGGAT AACAACATCGGTTTGGTGCTGCATGGCGTGATGGAGTACGACCTGTCACTGCGATTCCTGGAGAATGCGCTGGCTGTCAGCACCAAGTACCACGGGCCCAAAGCCCTTAAGGTGGCCCTCAG CCATCACCTAGTTGCCCGGGTCTATGAGAGCAAAGCTGAGTTCCGGTCAGCCCTGCAGCATGAGAAGGAGGGCTACACCATCTACAAGACCCAG CTGGGTGAGGACCACGAGAAGACCAAGGAGAGCTCCGAGTACCTCAAGTGCCTGACCCAGCAGGCTGTTGCCCTGCAGCGCACCATGAATGAGATCTACCGCAATGGCTCCAGCGCCAACATCCCGCCCCTCAAG TTCACAGCTCCCAGCATGGCTAGTGTCTTGGAGCAGCTGAACGTCATCAACGGCATCCTCTTCATTCCTCTCAG CCAAAAAGACTTGGAGAATCTGAAGGCCGAGGTGGCACGGCGGCACCAGCTCCAGGAGGCCAGCAAAAACAGGGATAAGGCCGAGGAGCCCATGGCTACTGAGCCTGAGCCAGCAGGGGCTTCAGAGGACGTGGGCTCCAAGCCCCAGGCTGCCAAGGACCCTTCCTCCCCAAGCTTGCAGGGATAG
- the Cluh gene encoding clustered mitochondria protein homolog isoform X1, whose translation MVIKTDELPAAAPADSAREHGSQTGGKGRPGAAEPPSVMLLNGDCPESLKKEEGAAEPPRENGLDEGEPGDETAGQEVIVIQDTGFSVKILAPGIEPFSLQVSPQEMVQEIHQVLMDREDTCHRTCFSLHLDGNMLDHFSELRSVEGLQEGSVLRVVEEPYTVREARIHVRHVRDLLKSLDPSDAFNGVDCNSLSFLSVFTDGDLGDSGKRKKGLEMDPIDCTPPEYILPGSRERPLCPLQPQNRDWKPLQCLKVLTMSGWNPPPGNRKMHGDLMYLFVITAEDRQVSITASTRGFYLNQSTAYHFNPKPASPRFLSHSLVELLNQISPTFKKNFAVLQKKRVQRHPFERIATPFQVYSWTAPQAEHAMDCVRAEDAYTSRLGYEEHIPGQTRDWNEELQTTRELPRKNLPERLLRERAIFKVHSDFTAAATRGAMAVIDGNVMAINPSEETKMQMFIWNNIFFSLGFDVRDHYKDFGGDVAAYVAPTNDLNGVRTYNAVDVEGLYTLGTVVVDYRGYRVTAQSIIPGILERDQEQSVIYGSIDFGKTVVSHPRYLELLERTSRPLKILRHHVLNDRDEEVELCSSVECKGIIGNDGRHYILDLLRTFPPDLNFLPVPGEELPEECTRAGFPRAHRHKLCCLRQELVDAFVEHRYLLFMKLAALQLMQQKASKVENPTSLENGGLSPSESKPEDPLGSEVGSQEEGGSASGLAKVKELAETIASDDGTADPRSREVIRNACKAVGSISSTAFDIRFNPDIFSPGVRFPESCQDEVRDQKQLLKDAAAFLLSCQIPGLVKDCTDHAVLPMDGATLAEVMRQRGINMRYLGKVLDLVLRSPARDQLDHIYKIGIGELITRSAKHIFKTYLQGVELSGLSAAISHFLNCFLSSYPNPVAHLPADELLSKKRNKRRKNRPPGAADNTAWAVMTPQELWKNICQEAKNYFDFSLECDSVDQAVETYGLQKITLLREISLKTGIQILLKEYSFDSRHKPAFTEEDVLNIFPVVKHVNPKASDAFHFFQSGQAKVQQGFLKEGCELINEALNLFNNVYGAMHVEICACLRLLARLHYIMGDYAEALSNQQKAVLMSERVMGIEHPNTIQEYMHLALYCFASSQLSTALSLLYRARYLMLLVFGEDHPEMALLDNNIGLVLHGVMEYDLSLRFLENALAVSTKYHGPKALKVALSHHLVARVYESKAEFRSALQHEKEGYTIYKTQLGEDHEKTKESSEYLKCLTQQAVALQRTMNEIYRNGSSANIPPLKFTAPSMASVLEQLNVINGILFIPLSQKDLENLKAEVARRHQLQEASKNRDKAEEPMATEPEPAGASEDVGSKPQAAKDPSSPSLQG comes from the exons AGCCACCATCAGTTATGCTGTTGAATGGGGACTGCCCAGAGAGCCTGAAGAAGGAGGAGGGGGCAGCTGAGCCACCTAGGGAGAATGGGCTAGATGAAGGTGAGCCAGGAGATGAGACTGCTGGACAAGAGGTCATTGTCATCCAGGACACAGGCTTTTCTGTGAAGATCCTGGCCCCTGGGATTGAGCCCTTCTCCCTTCAG GTATCTCCCCAGGAGATGGTGCAGGAGATCCACCAGGTGCTCATGGACCGTGAAGACACGTGTCACCGTACCTGCTTCTCACTGCACCTAGATGGCAATATGCTGGACCACTTTTCAGAATTGCGCAGTGTTGAGGGGCTGCAGGAAGGCTCGGTCCTCCGTGTGGTGGAAG AACCCTACACAGTGCGGGAGGCTCGTATTCACGTGCGCCATGTCCGAGACCTGCTCAAGAGCCTGGACCCATCTGATGCCTTTAATGGGGTTGACTGCAACTCCTTGTCCTTTCTGAGTGTCTTCACTGATGGCGATCTGGGAG ACAGTGGGAAGCGGAAGAAGGGATTGGAGATGGACCCCATCGACTGCACGCCACCTGAGTACATCCTGCCAGGGAGCCGGGAGCGGCCATTGTGTCCCCTACAGCCCCAGAACCGTGACTGGAAG CCCCTTCAATGTCTGAAAGTGCTCACCATGAGCGGCTGGAATCCACCCCCTGGGAACCGCAAGATGCACGGGGACCTCATGTACTTGTTTGTGATCACAGCCGAGGACCGGCAAGTCAGCATCACGGCGTCTACGCGGGGCTTCTACTTGAACCA ATCCACAGCCTACCACTTCAACCCCAAACCTGCCAGCCCACGCTTCCTTAGCCATTCCCTAGTGGAGCTGCTCAACCAGATCAGCCCGACCTTCAAAAAAAACTTTGCTGTGCTACAGAAAAAAAG GGTCCAGCGCCACCCGTTCGAGAGGATCGCCACCCCGTTCCAGGTGTACAGCTGGACAGCTCCTCAGGCAGAGCATGCCATGGACTGTGTACGTGCAGAGGATGCCTACACCTCAAGACTGGGCTACGAGGAACACATTCCTGGACAG ACTCGGGACTGGAACGAGGAGCTACAGACAACTAGGGAGCTGCCCCGCAAGAACCTGCCTGAGCGGCTTCTTCGAGAAAGAGCCATATTCAAG GTACACAGTGACTTTACAGCAGCAGCCACACGGGGTGCCATGGCAGTCATTGATGGCAATGTGATGGCCATCAATCCCAGTGAGGAGACCAAGATGCAGATGTTCATCTGGAACAACATTTTCTTCAGCCTGGGCTTTGATGTCCGTGACCATTACAAGGACTTTGGTGGGGATGTGGCAGCCTACGTGGCACCCACCAATGATCTGAACGGTGTGCGCACATACAACGCAGTGGACGTGGAGGGGCTGTACACACTGGGCACTGTAGTGGTGGACTACCGAGGCTATCGGGTCACGGCTCAATCCATCATCCCTGGCATCTTGGAGCGGGACCAGGAGCAGAGTGTCATCTACGGCTCCATTGACTTTGGTAAGACAGTGGTGTCTCATCCACGGTACCTAGAGTTGCTGGAACGGACCAGCCGACCCCTCAAGATTCTGCGTCACCATGTACTCAATGACCGTGATGAGGAGGTAGAGCTCTGCTCCTCAGTTGAGTGCAAGGGCATCATTGGCAATGATGGCCGCCACTACATCCTTGACCTGCTGCGCACCTTTCCACCTGACCTCAATTTCCTTCCTGTTCCCGGTGAGGAACTGCCTGAGGAGTGTACCCGAGCTGGCTTTCCCCGTGCCCACCGCCATAAGCTATGTTGCCTACGCCAGGAGCTGGTGGATGCCTTTGTGGAGCATAG gtacctcctcttcatgaagctGGCCGCCCTACAGCTGATGCAGCAGAAGGCCAGCAAGGTGGAGAACCCCACCTCACTGGAAAATGGTGGTCTTTCCCCCTCGGAGTCCAAGCCTGAAGACCCTCTGGGATCCGAGGTGGGAAGCCAGGAGGAGGGCGGCAGTGCCAGTGGCCTGGCCAAGGTGAAGGAGCTGGCGGAGACCATCGCCTCAGATGATGGCACAG CAGACCCCCGGAGCCGAGAGGTGATCCGCAATGCATGCAAGGCTGTTGGCTCCATCAGCAGCACGGCCTTCGACATTCGCTTCAACCCTGACATCTTCTCACCAG GGGTTCGCTTCCCTGAGTCCTGCCAGGATGAAGTTCGGGACCAGAAGCAGCTGCTGAAAGATGCAGCTGCCTTCTTGCTTTCCTGCCAGATTCCTGGCTTG GTAAAGGACTGCACAGATCATGCGGTGCTGCCCATGGACGGAGCCACACTGGCTGAGGTGATGCGCCAGCGTGGCATCAACATGCGTTACCTGGGCAAGGTGTTGGACTTGGTGCTGCGGAGCCCAGCCCGTGACCAGCTGGACCACATCTAC AAAATTGGCATTGGCGAACTCATCACCCGCTCTGCCAAGCACATCTTCAAGACATACTTACAG GGAGTCGAGCTCTCAGGCCTCTCGGCCGCCATCAGTCACTTCTTGAACTGCTTCCTGAGCTCCTACCCCAACCCTGTGGCCCACCTTCCTGCGGATGAGCTTCTTTCCAAGAaaaggaacaagaggaggaaaaACCGTCCGCCAGGGGCTGCGGATAACACAGCTTGGGCTGTTATGACCCCCCAGGAGCTCTGGAAGAACATCTGTCAGGAGGCCAAGAACTACTTCGACTTCAGCCTCGAGTG TGATTCTGTGGACCAGGCTGTGGAGACCTACGGCCTGCAGAAGATAACACTGCTGCGGGAGATCTCCCTAAAAACCGGAATCCAG ATTCTGCTGAAGGAGTACAGTTTTGACAGCCGCCACAAGCCTGCATTCACTGAGGAGGACGTGCTCAATATCTTCCCCGTGGTCAAGCATGTCAACCCTAAGGCCTCAGATGCCTTCCACTTCTTCCAGAGTGGGCAGGCCAAAGTACAGCAGG GCTTCCTGAAGGAGGGCTGCGAGCTCATCAACGAGGCCCTGAACCTGTTCAACAATGTGTATGGAGCTATGCATGTGGAGATCTGTGCCTGCCTGCGCCTCCTGGCCCGTCTCCACTATATTATGGGTGACTACGCTGAG GCCCTCAGTAACCAACAGAAGGCAGTGTTGATGAGTGAGCGAGTGATGGGCATCGAGCACCCCAACACCATCCAGGAATAC ATGCACCTGGCTCTGTACTGCTTCGCCAGCAGCCAGCTGTCCACGGCGCTGAGCCTGCTGTACCGTGCCCGCTACCTCATGCTGCTCGTGTTTGGGGAGGACCACCCTGAGATGGCTCTGCTGGAT AACAACATCGGTTTGGTGCTGCATGGCGTGATGGAGTACGACCTGTCACTGCGATTCCTGGAGAATGCGCTGGCTGTCAGCACCAAGTACCACGGGCCCAAAGCCCTTAAGGTGGCCCTCAG CCATCACCTAGTTGCCCGGGTCTATGAGAGCAAAGCTGAGTTCCGGTCAGCCCTGCAGCATGAGAAGGAGGGCTACACCATCTACAAGACCCAG CTGGGTGAGGACCACGAGAAGACCAAGGAGAGCTCCGAGTACCTCAAGTGCCTGACCCAGCAGGCTGTTGCCCTGCAGCGCACCATGAATGAGATCTACCGCAATGGCTCCAGCGCCAACATCCCGCCCCTCAAG TTCACAGCTCCCAGCATGGCTAGTGTCTTGGAGCAGCTGAACGTCATCAACGGCATCCTCTTCATTCCTCTCAG CCAAAAAGACTTGGAGAATCTGAAGGCCGAGGTGGCACGGCGGCACCAGCTCCAGGAGGCCAGCAAAAACAGGGATAAGGCCGAGGAGCCCATGGCTACTGAGCCTGAGCCAGCAGGGGCTTCAGAGGACGTGGGCTCCAAGCCCCAGGCTGCCAAGGACCCTTCCTCCCCAAGCTTGCAGGGATAG